The nucleotide window CAGAGATTGGCCGACCCTGTGTGGTAAGAATGGTGCGCGCGTCATCATCAAAACGGGTGTAGTTCACCAGGCCTTCTGCCATGCCGAAGACCTGCTGCAAGCGGCAGCCGAGGGTCTGCTGAAGGCGTGCGGCAAGGGTTTCGCCCAGCTTTGCACCACCAACCTGCATACGCTGCAGCGAGGCCAGTTGCTGATGATTGCCTTCTGCGTCAAGCGCCTGCAGCCAGAGACTGACCGCCGGCGGCACCAGGCCGGTATCCGTTACCTGGTGCTTTTCAATGAGCGGAAAACACCGCGTGGCGCTGGGGTCATCTGCCAGAATCACCTGACCGCCGGCATGAAACACGCCAAGCGCACCGGGTGAGCTCATGGCGAAGTTGTGCGGTGCGGGCAGGGCGATCAGATAACGTGTCGCGGCGCTGATGTGGCAGATGTCGTCACTGGCGCGCACGCTGTAGTAGTAATCATTGTGCGTGCGGGGGATCAGTTTTGGCGTGCCGGTACTGCCGCCGGAGAGCTGGAAAAAAGCCACTTCATCGGCCGCCGTGGGCGTCGCCTGAAACGCGCCGGCGTCTTCCGCCTGCAGCGCCTCCAGCGTCGTGTCCGGTGCCTTGCCATGGCGCAACACAACCTGTCGCAGCGCGGGCTGCGCGGTGCGCAGTTCATCGATAAACGTATCGCTGGCAAACAGCCCATGGCGGCGATCGGCAATCAGCAGCGCCGGTGCAATCTGCTGCGCATACGCCTGTAATTCGCTGCGCTGATGGCTGAAAAGGGCGTTGACCGGCACCACGCCCAGCTTAAACAGCGCAAACAGCGTGATATAAAAATCGGCCACGTTGCCCAGCTGCACCAGCGCGGTATCGCCGTTGCGCAGGCCGCGGCGTTGCAGGGCCGCAGCCAGGTTGTCGCTGCGCTGCGCCAGCTGGCGGTAGCTTAGCTGCAGATCGCCTTCAATGACGGCAATAGCGTCATTATTACGCTGCCGGTCAATAATCACGGTCATCGGGACATCAGTCCAGTAGCCTTTTGCCCGGTAGCGTGTGGCCAGCGCGTCCGGCCAGCGGGTATAGGGAATGCTCATGCCTGTTCCTTTATTGCAGTCCAAAAGCGCGCAACATGGTGTCCAGCTTTACGCCGGTTTCGCGCCATTCTGATTCGGGGTGGGAATCGGCAACGATACCCGCGCCGGCAAACAGCCGTACCCGGTTGCCCTGTACGGTGCCGCAGCGGATCGTCACGACCCATTCACCATTGCCTTCGCTGTCGCACCAGCCGACGATGCCGCCAAACAGCCGGCGATCGAAAGGTTCCAGCTGCTGAATCAGCTGGCAGGCGCGGGCGTGCGGGAAGCCGCTCAGCGCCGGGGTCGGATGCAGCAGGCAGGCCAGCGACAGGGCATTTTCCCGCGCATCCAGCACGTCTCCCTGAATCTGCGTTGCCAGATGCCACAGCGTGGCGGTGGTGAGCAGCGACGGCACGGCGGGCACCGACAGCAGACGGCTGCGGGGCTGCAGCGTAGCGCGCATCGCATCGGTGACCAGCTGATGTTCATGCCGGTCTTTGGCGGACTGCATCAGCGCTTCACCCGCGGCCCGATCCTGCTGCACATCCTGTGGATGACGACGCGCCGATCCGGCCAGCGGGCAGGTATGGAAATCACGTCCCTGCTTACGCACCAGCAACTCCGGGCTGGCACCCACCAGCGCGCCGCCTTCCGGCAGCGGCAGGTGGAAATGGTAGCTGTCCGGATTTTGTGCGATCACGCGCTGCATCAGCGCTGCGCTATCCACCGGCTGTTCAGTCACGATATCCAGCAGGCGCGACAGCACCACTTTTTGCGGATCGCCCTGCCGGATAGCGCTGACGGCATCGGCGACCATGCGCGTAAAGCCGGCGTGATCCGGCACGGCTGCCCGGCGGCGCACCTGCGGCAGCGGCTCAGCAGGTGAGGCC belongs to Candidatus Pantoea soli and includes:
- a CDS encoding isochorismate synthase; translated protein: MVETPTFENACLQDFSALCRGFLFTSPWRSLATQGCYTTIDTPVQDAAQPQGAFQQQLRRHFADASKQGIAHPIVAGAIPFDVSQPAALFIPESHHLFHRTDLQRTLASPAEPLPQVRRRAAVPDHAGFTRMVADAVSAIRQGDPQKVVLSRLLDIVTEQPVDSAALMQRVIAQNPDSYHFHLPLPEGGALVGASPELLVRKQGRDFHTCPLAGSARRHPQDVQQDRAAGEALMQSAKDRHEHQLVTDAMRATLQPRSRLLSVPAVPSLLTTATLWHLATQIQGDVLDARENALSLACLLHPTPALSGFPHARACQLIQQLEPFDRRLFGGIVGWCDSEGNGEWVVTIRCGTVQGNRVRLFAGAGIVADSHPESEWRETGVKLDTMLRAFGLQ
- a CDS encoding (2,3-dihydroxybenzoyl)adenylate synthase, coding for MSIPYTRWPDALATRYRAKGYWTDVPMTVIIDRQRNNDAIAVIEGDLQLSYRQLAQRSDNLAAALQRRGLRNGDTALVQLGNVADFYITLFALFKLGVVPVNALFSHQRSELQAYAQQIAPALLIADRRHGLFASDTFIDELRTAQPALRQVVLRHGKAPDTTLEALQAEDAGAFQATPTAADEVAFFQLSGGSTGTPKLIPRTHNDYYYSVRASDDICHISAATRYLIALPAPHNFAMSSPGALGVFHAGGQVILADDPSATRCFPLIEKHQVTDTGLVPPAVSLWLQALDAEGNHQQLASLQRMQVGGAKLGETLAARLQQTLGCRLQQVFGMAEGLVNYTRFDDDARTILTTQGRPISDDDEVWVADAQGNPLPAGAVGRLMTRGPYTFRGYYNSPAHNAASFDAAGFYCSGDLVSIDARGYITVQGREKDQINRGGEKIAAEEIENLLLRHPDVIHAALVSMDDPLLGEKSCAFIVARQPVKPALLRRHLRELGIAEFKLPDRITCADALPLTPVGKVDKKRLRQQLAGSPAQA